A window of Spirochaetae bacterium HGW-Spirochaetae-1 genomic DNA:
AGGTTTTCCTCCGGGGCTTTTTTCTTTGCGCGGGTTAAGGCCTTGGCGGAATTTTTATCATTGGTTTTCTTTACCGGCAGTGCATCGGTCCGCGTATCTTCCGATTGCCTTTTTTTCCCGCGAATAGTAATCTCTTTATTTTCATTTGATTCCAGGACTGCCACGGGGGTCGTTTTTTTTGATGGAGAAGCCTTTTTAACCCCTGGAGATTTCACTCGCGGTTTTTTTCCAGCTTTTTTATTTACGTTTTTACCTTTGGCATCTGTCGCCGGAGTTTTAGTTTTTTTTGAGGGAGCTGTACTGGGTTTCTGCCCGCCTGTTTTTGTCGTTTTGGTTTTTTTAATTTTATCAGCCAAAGTATATCTCCTGAAACCAGATGATCAAAATGATATAAAGTAACTGCCCATATCTAACTGCTATGATGAATGACAACAATCAAAATGCCAGTTAATGAGGATGATGTATCCACACTGGAAGCATATATGTCAAGTATTTTAGAATGTAATAGAAATTATATGGTTATGAAAGTTAAGTACTCTTTATGGAAATATTTTTATTTAAATTATAATATCTTAGTTGACAAAGAATGATCATATTCAATAAAAAATATTTAAAGACGGGTCTCGTGACGGCAGGCCCGTATACCCTGACATGAAGATTTGTATTCAACCGGAATTGACTGATATGAATGTGTTTATGTATATCAGGTTGTATCCTGCTTCTGACTGCCGCGATTGGTTTTTAAAATCTCTATTTTGCACACAGATATATTACAATTAATATATAATACACATAAAATATAAAACTATGGAGGGGGAAATGGCTAAGTTTGAGGAAAAGTCTATGCCGGCTGTGTTTCAGAATCAGGTCGAAAAGTTTGGCGACCGGGCCTGTGTAGCCTATAAAAAAGATGGGGTCTATACTGATATTTCCTGGAATGACATGAACACGATGGTCAGGAATATCGGGTGCTTCCTCATGTCGAGGGGAATTAAAAAAGCCGAGAAAGTGGCAATCTTCGCCGAGAACCGCTATGAATGGTGGGTGACGGACCTTGGCGCACTGTCGGTAGGGGCAACGGATGTGCCAATTTATTCCACGAATTCGCCCGAGGAAGCTCAGTATATACTGAGCAATTCAGATTCGAAGATATGCTTTGTCAGCACAGAGGATCATCTCGAACGGGTTCTCAAGGTAAAGAAAAAGCTTCCCAAGCTGAGTGTTATAGTCATCTTTAATGAAATGAAAAAGAAGAAAGCGGGTGTGATAACCATGGCCCAGGCTTTAGAGGAAGGAGCTAAGTATAAAAGCCAGGCTGATTTTGACAAGAGACTGAAAGCCATTAAGGGAGAAGATCTGGCTACGCTCATTTATACATCGGGCACAACGGGAAATCCCAAGGGCGTTATGCTGACGCATAATAATTTCCTGTCTAATACAAAGCAGAGCGTCGATGACTTTAAAGACATGGTTACTCCCGATGATACATTTGCCTCTTTTCTGCCCCTTTCCCACTCATTGGAAAGGACGATTGGATTATACCTGCCCATTTACCAGGGATCAAAGGTTGCTTTTGTGGAGAACGTATCTACAACTCTGATGCAAGACTTTCTTGCCATACGTCCCACAGCCATGGTGAGCGTTCCCCGGATATATGAAAAGGTTCATGCCGGCGTTCTTTCAAAAATAGCCGATGCTCCGCCCATAAAAAAGAAAATTTTCAACTGGGCAATGGCTCAATCACATAAAAATATTCCTTACAACTGCCAGAATAAACCGAGGACGGGTATTTTTGCCAAAAAATATGACCTGGCCGATAAGCTTGTTTTTTCCAACCTGAAAAAGGCCCTGGGTCTTGACAGGCTCAAGATAGCGATTTCGGGCGGTGGACCGCTCAGTGTAACTGATGCAGAATTTTTCATAGGCATGGGATTTAAAATCTATGAGGGATTTGGCCTTACCGAAACTACGCCGGTAACAAATGTAAACAGGCCGTGGCTTATAAAACTCGGCACGGTTGGACCTCCTCTCAAGGATACCATCGTAAAGATTTCCGATGAGGGCGAAATACTCCTCAAAGGACCGCAGGTCATGAAAGGGTATTATAAAAATCCTCAGGCAACCAAGGAGGTTTTTACTAAGGACGGATTCTTCAGAACCGGGGATATCGGGGTGATTGATCAGGATGGATATCTGTCAATCACGGGCCGTATCAAAGATATCATTGTCACTGCCGGCGGAAAAAATATTTCTCCCCAGAATATCGAAAATGCTCTGAAGGCCTCACGTTTTATTGAACAGGTGGCGGTCATCGGCGATCGGAGGAAATATCTTGCAGCTCTTATTGTGCCCTCTTTTGACGAACTCAAGAAATGGGCGAAGAAAAACGGCATTGCGGCCGGCTCAGAAGAGGAGCTTATCAAAAATGAGCAGGTTTTAGCAATAATTGGTGAAGAGATTAAAAAATATATGGCTAGTTTTGCCCGTGTGGAGCAAATTCGCAAATTCAAGCTCCTGGTCAGTGAATGGAGCCAGGCCGGCGGTGAACTCACACCCTCACTGAAGGTTAAGCGGCGTGTCATAGAAGAGAAATACGGAACTGAGATTGAAAGTATGTTTGACGAAGATTAGAATATTATTCTATATTGGAAAAAAGAGAGCGGTAATTGCCGCTCTCTTTTTTTTGTTTCTGAATGATAAAAATTATTGGTTGACATTACCATAAATTATAAATAAAATTTCTCATAATCAAAATAAAATAATCTGCATCATAGTATTTATTTTTTGTTTTTCACTTTTCCCCAATAATTTATGCACTAACCTGGAGGTCTTAATGGCTAAACAAGTGAAGCTTAAAGAAAACACAATTCCTGCCATTGCTCAGCTACGGGCTGAAAAATATGGCGATCGCACATGCTGTCTGTATAAGAAAGATGGTATCTATACCGGCATCTCCTGGAGTGGGATGAACGACATGGTGAGGGCTCTTGCAAATTATCTCCTTTCCATCGGTATTAAAAAAGGCGATAAAGTCGGATTGTTCTCTGAAAACCGCTATGAATGGTGGGTGGGAGATCTTGCTATTCTCAGTGTAGGTGCTATAAATGTACCTATTTATTCTACCAATTCCGCGGAAGAGGCGCTTTATATATTGGAAAATTCCGAATCCAAAGCGTGTCTGGTGTCCACCGAGGATCATCTTGCCCGGGTATTGAAGGTAAAGAAGAAGCTGAAAAAGCTGAAGAAGCTGGTTGTTTTCAACGAGACGAGCCAGAAAAAAACCGATGTGATAACATTTACCAAAGCACTCGAGGCCGGAAAGGCCTTTAAAAACAAGACCATGCTGGATAAACGTTTAGCCGATGTGAAGCCGAAAGACCTGGCCACGATTATGTATACATCAGGCACAACGGGAAATCCCAAGGGTGTTATGCTGACACATGATAATTTTGTATCGCAGGCGGAAAATATCTTCAGCGAGATGGCGGGGAAAATAACGGAGAACGATCTGTTTCTCTCATTTCTGCCTCTGTCGCATGTACTTGAAAGGACTACGGGATATTACGGCCCGCTTTATATCGGTGCCACTGTTGCCTTCGCGGAAAGCATCAACACGCTGCTGGATAATTTCAAGGAAGTGCGTCCCACGATTATTATAAGCGTACCCAGGATTTACGAGAAACTTCATGCAGGTATTCTTTCACAGGTCTCCGACGCTCCCGGGCTGAAGAAAGCCATATTCAATTTCGCTTCAAAAACTGCACAGAAGAATCTTCCCTATGCCTGCGCCAATAAGTCCCGATCAGGGCTTTTTGCCAAGCGTTTTAACCTGATGGATAAGCTGGTTTTTTCCAAGCTTAAAACCGCCCTGGGACTTGATAAACTCAGGTATGCCATTTCAGGCGGCGGACCGCTCAGCGTTTCAGACGCGGAATTTTTCATCGGGATGGGAATACAGATACTGGAGGGTTTCGGCCTTACCGAAACTTCACCCGTGACCCACTTCAACCGCCCCGG
This region includes:
- a CDS encoding long-chain fatty acid--CoA ligase, which translates into the protein MAKQVKLKENTIPAIAQLRAEKYGDRTCCLYKKDGIYTGISWSGMNDMVRALANYLLSIGIKKGDKVGLFSENRYEWWVGDLAILSVGAINVPIYSTNSAEEALYILENSESKACLVSTEDHLARVLKVKKKLKKLKKLVVFNETSQKKTDVITFTKALEAGKAFKNKTMLDKRLADVKPKDLATIMYTSGTTGNPKGVMLTHDNFVSQAENIFSEMAGKITENDLFLSFLPLSHVLERTTGYYGPLYIGATVAFAESINTLLDNFKEVRPTIIISVPRIYEKLHAGILSQVSDAPGLKKAIFNFASKTAQKNLPYACANKSRSGLFAKRFNLMDKLVFSKLKTALGLDKLRYAISGGGPLSVSDAEFFIGMGIQILEGFGLTETSPVTHFNRPGKIKPGTVGHPIPQTEAKISDDGELLLKGRQVMVGYYKNPKATKEAFTKDKFFRTGDVGVIDNTGRLAITGRIKDIIVTAGGKNISPQNIENELKSSRFIEQVAVIGDRRKYLSALIVPTFDEIKKWAKKNEITFASNEDLMNNEKVNELVAGEINKFTSKFSRVEQIRKFKLLDAEWTQDGGELTPSQKVKRRVVESKYAKEIEGLYPPDME
- a CDS encoding long-chain fatty acid--CoA ligase, with protein sequence MEGEMAKFEEKSMPAVFQNQVEKFGDRACVAYKKDGVYTDISWNDMNTMVRNIGCFLMSRGIKKAEKVAIFAENRYEWWVTDLGALSVGATDVPIYSTNSPEEAQYILSNSDSKICFVSTEDHLERVLKVKKKLPKLSVIVIFNEMKKKKAGVITMAQALEEGAKYKSQADFDKRLKAIKGEDLATLIYTSGTTGNPKGVMLTHNNFLSNTKQSVDDFKDMVTPDDTFASFLPLSHSLERTIGLYLPIYQGSKVAFVENVSTTLMQDFLAIRPTAMVSVPRIYEKVHAGVLSKIADAPPIKKKIFNWAMAQSHKNIPYNCQNKPRTGIFAKKYDLADKLVFSNLKKALGLDRLKIAISGGGPLSVTDAEFFIGMGFKIYEGFGLTETTPVTNVNRPWLIKLGTVGPPLKDTIVKISDEGEILLKGPQVMKGYYKNPQATKEVFTKDGFFRTGDIGVIDQDGYLSITGRIKDIIVTAGGKNISPQNIENALKASRFIEQVAVIGDRRKYLAALIVPSFDELKKWAKKNGIAAGSEEELIKNEQVLAIIGEEIKKYMASFARVEQIRKFKLLVSEWSQAGGELTPSLKVKRRVIEEKYGTEIESMFDED